The nucleotide window GACGCTCGACGTGCTGGTCACGGCGCACTATCTCAAGACGCTGCCGCTCGATCCGGTAACCGGGCGCAACGACACGTGGCGGCTCGCGCCGGGCGACGACAGCCGTCCGGCCGACGTCCACAGCGGCGCGACGGGGCGGGCGCTTGACGGGAGCGCCTATGCGTCCTGGTAATGCTGGCGAGCGGCCCGTCCGGTCACGATGTCCGCGCGCCTGCGCGACGCACCGGGGCAGCGTCTATTTCGGCATGATCGTGGCGGTGACGATCGTCGGTGTTCTGCTCATGCAGACGTCGACGTTGTGGTCGGCGCAGCGGCGACGCGAGCGCGAAGCGGACTTGCTGGCGAAGGGAGACGAGATCCGGCGCGCCATTGCGCGTTACCACGCGTCGGGGCCGGCGCCGGGACGCTATCCGAGGTCGCTCGACGATCTGGTGGTGGACACCCGGCTCGCACGCCCGGCCCATCACCTTCGACGCGCCTATGCCGACCCGATGACCGGTGCCGGCTGGAATATCGTTCGCGCCCCTGACGGGGGCATCAGGGGCGTCTTCAGCGGCGCGAAGGGCACGCCGCTCAGACAGACCGGATTCGACGAAGCCGACAAGACATTCGCCGGACAGGACAGCTATGCGGGATGGGTGTTCCTGTACACGCCACGCTAGCCCGATGCATGCCCAGTCGCATG belongs to Pandoraea pnomenusa and includes:
- a CDS encoding type II secretion system protein is translated as MRPGNAGERPVRSRCPRACATHRGSVYFGMIVAVTIVGVLLMQTSTLWSAQRRREREADLLAKGDEIRRAIARYHASGPAPGRYPRSLDDLVVDTRLARPAHHLRRAYADPMTGAGWNIVRAPDGGIRGVFSGAKGTPLRQTGFDEADKTFAGQDSYAGWVFLYTPR